In a single window of the Azotosporobacter soli genome:
- a CDS encoding ArsR/SmtB family transcription factor has protein sequence MHHPKTEELQLTAVLYALSDPTRLGIVTKLTGRVRCSCSDFISGVSKSTMSHHFRVLREAGLIQVGREGTQHVIQLRRADMEERFPGLLESVLAAAQTCETQ, from the coding sequence ATGCATCATCCTAAGACAGAAGAATTGCAATTGACTGCGGTGCTCTATGCGCTTAGCGATCCGACGCGCCTCGGGATTGTAACGAAATTGACCGGACGGGTGCGCTGCAGCTGCAGCGATTTCATTTCCGGCGTCAGTAAATCGACGATGTCGCATCACTTTCGCGTGTTGCGCGAAGCCGGCTTGATCCAGGTCGGACGCGAAGGGACGCAGCATGTCATTCAACTGCGCCGCGCCGATATGGAAGAACGCTTTCCCGGTCTGTTGGAATCGGTGCTGGCGGCGGCGCAGACGTGCGAAACGCAATAG
- a CDS encoding sensor histidine kinase yields the protein MKWFREKSLYGQLMLSAALLSTATLVLGLIAAWEALRALDALESQRLFGQMLLAGTALWLLADRLAVWIAKPFHALARQFRVQGQNAHTESEALRESLQRATHALQEAEAERQRLLAAVANKEEVKNTLLKQLIQIQEEERRRISRELHDETGQALTTLLVTMRVLAESLQEEQQRNIVSSARDLAMDTLHGIRDLAVDLRPPAIDDLGLAAAMNRHLSRFRELHGLAVDFRVQGGQDPITGHIALALYRIVQEALTNILKHAAARSVEIRLQIHANHVLLTIADDGKGFAPMLQERAVQENRLGLFGMMERTKLLGGSFQIESAPEAGTLLRVIVPNWKEESAT from the coding sequence ATGAAGTGGTTTAGAGAAAAAAGTCTGTACGGACAGCTGATGCTGTCGGCGGCGCTGCTTTCGACCGCGACGCTTGTTTTGGGCTTGATTGCCGCTTGGGAGGCACTTCGGGCGCTTGATGCGCTGGAGTCGCAGCGTCTATTCGGGCAGATGCTGCTCGCGGGAACGGCGCTTTGGCTGCTGGCGGATCGCCTTGCGGTCTGGATTGCCAAGCCGTTTCATGCGCTGGCGCGGCAGTTCCGCGTGCAGGGACAGAACGCGCATACGGAAAGCGAAGCGCTACGCGAGAGTTTGCAGCGCGCCACGCATGCTCTGCAAGAGGCGGAAGCGGAGCGGCAGCGCTTGCTTGCCGCAGTTGCGAACAAGGAAGAAGTGAAGAACACGCTCTTAAAGCAACTGATTCAAATTCAGGAAGAGGAGCGACGCCGGATATCGCGCGAATTGCACGATGAAACCGGACAGGCGCTGACGACGCTCTTGGTTACGATGCGCGTCCTGGCGGAAAGCCTGCAGGAAGAACAACAGCGCAACATTGTCAGCAGTGCGCGCGATTTGGCGATGGACACGCTGCACGGCATACGTGATCTGGCGGTCGATTTACGTCCGCCCGCGATTGACGATTTGGGACTGGCAGCGGCGATGAATCGTCACCTGAGCCGTTTTCGTGAATTGCACGGCCTGGCGGTCGACTTTCGCGTTCAGGGTGGACAGGATCCGATTACAGGACATATTGCGCTGGCGCTGTATCGAATCGTGCAGGAGGCGCTGACGAATATTTTAAAGCATGCGGCGGCGCGCAGCGTTGAGATCCGGCTGCAGATTCATGCGAATCATGTGCTGCTGACGATTGCCGATGACGGCAAAGGTTTTGCGCCGATGCTGCAGGAACGAGCGGTGCAGGAAAACCGGCTCGGCTTGTTTGGGATGATGGAACGAACAAAATTGCTGGGCGGCAGTTTTCAGATCGAATCGGCGCCGGAGGCGGGAACGCTGCTGCGCGTGATCGTACCGAATTGGAAGGAGGAATCGGCAACGTGA
- a CDS encoding DUF1871 family protein: MNIEEVTEIINEWDPINLLSHAPPDEYKLEIASVMVVLSDTNRIEEVADGIQKIFIYCFGADVFKRSYQECFEIAEKLLKK; the protein is encoded by the coding sequence TTGAATATAGAAGAAGTAACGGAAATCATTAATGAATGGGATCCTATAAATTTACTGAGCCATGCCCCTCCTGATGAATATAAGTTAGAAATTGCATCAGTAATGGTGGTGCTAAGCGATACAAATCGTATCGAGGAAGTAGCGGACGGCATTCAGAAAATATTTATCTATTGCTTCGGTGCTGATGTTTTTAAAAGAAGTTATCAAGAGTGTTTTGAGATTGCGGAAAAATTGTTAAAGAAATAG
- a CDS encoding HPP family protein, which produces MNMTTRKNRYRRLNLKRIITSSLGATLGIASIAYLSLAAGMPALMPPLGATCFIAFVIPDSAFARPKSIIGGHLFSSAVGLFFLHLLGPSPLSFALATGCAIAAMQLLRIQHPPAAADPLLILLQPPLSFDFLLMPVLSGSIVLALLAKLFHTLIAPHRYYRIGLFHIANSCVKSQLFLRRLTKQSRI; this is translated from the coding sequence ATGAATATGACAACGCGCAAGAATCGTTATCGTCGGCTTAATCTGAAACGCATCATCACCTCGTCGCTCGGCGCGACGCTCGGCATCGCCAGCATCGCCTATCTTTCGCTCGCCGCAGGCATGCCTGCTTTAATGCCGCCTCTAGGCGCAACCTGCTTTATCGCCTTCGTCATCCCCGACAGCGCCTTTGCCCGGCCGAAGAGCATCATCGGCGGGCATCTTTTTTCCAGCGCCGTCGGCCTGTTCTTCCTGCATTTGCTCGGGCCAAGTCCGCTTTCCTTCGCACTGGCGACCGGATGCGCGATCGCAGCAATGCAGCTTTTGCGCATCCAACACCCGCCTGCCGCCGCGGATCCGCTTCTAATCTTGCTGCAACCCCCGCTCTCTTTCGATTTTCTACTGATGCCGGTGCTCAGCGGCAGCATCGTTCTGGCCCTGCTCGCCAAACTGTTCCATACGCTAATCGCGCCGCATCGCTACTACCGGATCGGCCTCTTTCATATCGCTAACAGCTGCGTCAAAAGCCAACTTTTCTTGCGCCGACTTACGAAGCAGTCGCGTATTTAA
- a CDS encoding alkaline phosphatase, with the protein MKRRLQRSLASVLLGTCLALAMPSAAWAEQAKNVIVLMSDGTGTTHTTLTRWYLGGGLLPQDPYIVGAMRTYCANSIITDSAPAASAFATGHKTDDKFISVLPPETTIPGLQPVAKDLQYKPVASVLEGAKLQGKAVGLVATSNIQHASPAGYSAHWPDRNNYEEIGEQQVYLNIDVVLSGGKKYLLPKEQGGTRQDGENLIEVLRGKGYGFVESRTAMKQYHGDKLWGLFAPDALDYDMDRAALHPEQPSLAEMTGKAIEVLSKNPKGFFLFVEASKVDWASHSNDPIGVISDSKAYAEAIKVALDFAKRDANTLVLCFADHSNGGMAIGSKTSDKTYSTTPYGQLVDPLRKASLTGEGVERMLGEDRSAERVQEIVGRYYGVDDLTDKEIAAIQAAKPGTLIAVLGPIISQRSIIGWTTTGHTGEDVLLYAYGPNKPAGLVENTRIAYHSAESLGFDLDQADAKLFAEAGALFKEIGATTSLDRQDQNNLVLVATKDGKNARLPLSKNIIQFNGQKLEMTGITVYAPKTDKVYLPRQAIELLRKAGF; encoded by the coding sequence ATGAAGAGAAGACTTCAACGCAGTTTGGCCAGCGTGCTGCTGGGAACTTGTCTTGCCTTGGCCATGCCAAGCGCTGCATGGGCGGAACAGGCAAAGAACGTCATCGTTTTGATGAGCGACGGAACCGGTACGACGCACACCACCTTGACGCGCTGGTATTTAGGCGGCGGTTTGCTGCCGCAGGATCCTTACATCGTCGGCGCGATGCGAACCTATTGCGCCAATTCGATCATCACCGATTCGGCTCCGGCGGCCAGCGCCTTTGCCACCGGGCATAAGACCGATGACAAATTCATCAGTGTATTGCCGCCGGAAACGACGATACCGGGCTTGCAGCCGGTTGCCAAAGACTTGCAGTACAAGCCGGTCGCCAGCGTATTGGAAGGCGCGAAGCTGCAGGGCAAGGCCGTGGGCTTAGTCGCGACGTCCAACATTCAGCATGCCAGCCCGGCCGGTTATTCGGCGCATTGGCCGGATCGCAACAATTATGAGGAAATCGGCGAACAGCAGGTCTATTTGAATATTGACGTAGTTCTGTCGGGCGGCAAGAAATATCTGCTGCCGAAAGAGCAGGGCGGCACAAGACAGGACGGCGAAAACCTGATCGAAGTCCTGCGCGGCAAAGGTTATGGTTTTGTCGAGTCGCGCACGGCGATGAAGCAGTACCATGGCGACAAATTGTGGGGACTCTTTGCGCCGGATGCGCTCGACTATGACATGGATCGCGCGGCGCTGCATCCCGAACAGCCCAGCCTGGCCGAAATGACAGGCAAGGCGATTGAAGTGCTGAGCAAAAATCCCAAAGGCTTCTTCCTTTTCGTCGAAGCGAGCAAGGTGGACTGGGCATCCCATTCCAATGACCCCATCGGCGTGATCAGCGATTCGAAGGCGTATGCCGAAGCGATCAAGGTAGCGCTTGATTTTGCCAAACGCGACGCCAATACGCTGGTGCTTTGCTTTGCCGATCATAGCAATGGCGGCATGGCGATCGGCAGCAAAACAAGCGATAAGACGTATTCTACGACGCCGTACGGCCAGTTGGTCGATCCGTTGCGCAAAGCAAGTTTGACAGGGGAAGGCGTGGAACGGATGCTCGGTGAAGACCGCTCGGCAGAGAGGGTGCAAGAAATCGTCGGCCGCTATTATGGCGTCGATGATTTGACGGACAAAGAAATTGCGGCGATCCAGGCCGCGAAGCCGGGAACGTTGATTGCTGTACTTGGCCCAATCATCAGCCAGCGTTCGATTATCGGCTGGACGACCACCGGTCATACCGGCGAAGATGTTTTGCTCTACGCCTACGGGCCGAATAAACCGGCCGGGTTGGTGGAGAATACCCGCATCGCCTACCACAGTGCGGAAAGCTTAGGTTTTGACCTGGATCAGGCCGATGCCAAGCTCTTTGCCGAGGCCGGCGCACTGTTTAAGGAAATCGGCGCGACGACCAGCCTGGATCGTCAAGATCAAAATAACCTGGTGCTGGTAGCAACCAAGGACGGCAAAAACGCCCGTCTGCCGCTCAGCAAGAACATCATCCAATTCAACGGACAGAAACTCGAAATGACAGGCATCACCGTATATGCGCCGAAAACGGATAAGGTGTATTTGCCGCGTCAAGCGATTGAACTGTTGCGTAAGGCTGGGTTTTAA
- a CDS encoding iron ABC transporter permease, whose product MSIVDRQIDEMKKIVRDPILLATIVTVIISLIIFIIWPIYEVLVEGFVGKDGAFTLKYYQEVFQQKENMRVLGNTLTLGVVVGVISTAIGFLFAYADAFLKIRFKRVFSILAILPIVSPPFALSMAFIMLFGQRGFITYSLLGIKDANIYGFAGLAAVQILAFFPTAYLVLAGLLKQIDPSYEEAARNMGASRWHIFKTVVLPLVTPGIANSFLLVFIQTVADFGNAMVIGGNYTVLAAKVYLQAMGNYDIKGGTALATVLMLISVIMFVVQKYWVGGRSYVTVTGKPSRERELVDDPVIRWVVGLPCFAISLFILLLYVLIPYGSFVNLWGIDFTPTLKHYSYVLSLGLKPILDTTYLSLLSMPITGIMGMVIAFLIVRKRFMGRSMIEFTSMLSMAIPGTVVGMGYVLAYNQEPLVLTGTATIIILSFLFRNMPVGIRAGVASLQQIDPAIEEAAQDLGANSFKVFSSVTIPLIKDAFFSGLVYSFVRSMTAVSAVIFLVSASYSLLTVSIMSQVDVGRLGVAAAYSTVLIVIVLAVTGILKLLLNRMGIKVNMQG is encoded by the coding sequence ATGAGTATTGTTGACCGTCAGATAGACGAAATGAAAAAAATTGTGCGTGATCCGATTCTGTTGGCCACCATTGTCACCGTCATTATATCGTTAATCATCTTTATCATCTGGCCGATTTATGAAGTGCTGGTGGAAGGGTTTGTCGGCAAGGACGGCGCGTTCACGCTGAAATATTACCAGGAAGTGTTTCAACAAAAGGAAAACATGCGCGTACTCGGCAATACGCTGACGCTGGGCGTGGTGGTCGGCGTCATTTCAACCGCGATCGGTTTTCTCTTCGCGTATGCCGACGCATTTTTGAAAATCCGTTTTAAAAGAGTGTTCAGCATCCTGGCGATCTTGCCGATCGTGTCGCCGCCGTTCGCGCTGTCGATGGCGTTCATCATGCTCTTTGGTCAGCGCGGTTTCATCACCTATTCGCTGCTCGGCATCAAAGACGCCAACATCTACGGTTTTGCCGGACTGGCGGCGGTGCAAATCCTGGCGTTTTTTCCCACCGCGTATCTGGTGCTGGCCGGACTCTTAAAGCAGATCGATCCGTCGTACGAAGAGGCGGCCCGCAACATGGGCGCATCGCGTTGGCATATCTTCAAGACCGTCGTTCTGCCGCTCGTCACGCCGGGCATTGCGAACAGCTTTTTGCTCGTCTTTATCCAGACCGTCGCCGACTTCGGCAACGCAATGGTTATCGGCGGCAATTACACGGTGCTGGCGGCCAAAGTTTACCTGCAGGCGATGGGCAACTACGACATCAAGGGCGGCACTGCTTTGGCGACGGTGCTGATGCTGATTTCGGTCATCATGTTCGTCGTGCAAAAATATTGGGTCGGCGGCCGCTCTTACGTCACCGTTACCGGAAAACCGTCGCGTGAACGCGAACTGGTTGACGATCCGGTGATCCGCTGGGTCGTCGGGCTGCCCTGCTTTGCGATCAGCCTCTTTATTTTACTGCTCTATGTGCTGATTCCTTACGGCTCGTTCGTCAACTTGTGGGGCATCGACTTCACGCCGACGCTGAAACATTACAGCTATGTGCTGTCGCTCGGCCTCAAACCGATTCTCGATACGACATACCTGTCGCTGCTCTCGATGCCGATTACCGGCATCATGGGCATGGTAATCGCCTTTTTGATCGTGCGCAAACGCTTCATGGGGCGCAGCATGATCGAATTCACCTCGATGCTCTCGATGGCAATCCCCGGCACGGTCGTCGGCATGGGCTACGTTCTGGCTTACAATCAGGAACCTTTAGTTTTGACCGGTACGGCGACGATCATTATTTTGTCGTTCCTCTTCCGCAACATGCCGGTCGGCATCCGCGCGGGCGTAGCATCGCTGCAGCAGATCGACCCGGCGATCGAAGAAGCGGCGCAGGATCTCGGCGCGAACTCGTTCAAGGTGTTTAGCTCGGTGACGATTCCGCTGATCAAGGACGCGTTCTTCAGCGGACTGGTCTACAGCTTCGTGCGCAGCATGACGGCGGTCAGCGCGGTCATCTTCCTCGTTTCGGCCAGTTATAGTCTGCTGACCGTTTCGATTATGTCGCAGGTCGACGTCGGTCGGCTGGGCGTCGCGGCCGCGTATTCGACGGTGCTGATCGTGATTGTCTTGGCGGTGACCGGAATTTTGAAACTGCTGCTCAACCGGATGGGCATTAAGGTGAACATGCAAGGTTAA
- a CDS encoding ABC transporter ATP-binding protein produces the protein MQDANFKSVTVKNLEKIYSGHSGKQVRAVDNVSLEIKHGEFMTLLGPSGCGKTTILRMIAGFENPSSGDIYIGQERVNNQTPDKRDTAMVFQSYALFPHLNVFENIAYGLKIKKLSAAVIREKVEAILALVGLSGLEERAPNQLSGGQQQRIALARALVMEPSVLLFDEPLSNLDAKLRVYMRSEIRKIQQKIGITSIYVTHDQAEAMSMSDRVIVMNKGVVEQIGTPYEIYNTPATQFVADFIGVANVLPAEVMAVAPKAVTVRCVGHLFEVASELPLSVGDEIKVILRPEALHIGSSGQVAARVSSSVFMGAYQDYKIDVEGQELMLMDYNPIGKTVFAAGDDVFLSVEQGSMHIVKR, from the coding sequence ATGCAAGACGCCAACTTTAAAAGCGTAACGGTAAAGAATCTGGAAAAAATATATAGCGGCCACAGCGGCAAGCAGGTGCGTGCGGTCGACAACGTGTCGCTCGAAATCAAGCACGGCGAATTCATGACGCTCCTCGGCCCGTCCGGCTGCGGCAAGACGACGATCCTGCGCATGATCGCCGGTTTTGAAAATCCGAGCAGCGGCGATATCTATATCGGCCAGGAAAGGGTCAACAATCAGACGCCGGACAAGCGTGACACCGCGATGGTTTTTCAAAGCTACGCGCTGTTTCCGCATCTCAATGTCTTTGAGAACATTGCGTACGGTCTGAAAATCAAGAAACTGAGTGCGGCCGTGATCCGCGAAAAGGTGGAAGCCATTCTTGCGCTGGTCGGCCTGAGCGGACTCGAAGAACGCGCGCCGAACCAGCTCTCCGGCGGGCAGCAGCAACGGATCGCATTGGCGCGGGCGCTCGTGATGGAACCGTCGGTATTGCTCTTTGACGAACCGCTTTCCAATCTCGACGCCAAACTGCGCGTCTATATGCGCAGCGAAATCCGCAAGATTCAGCAAAAGATCGGCATCACCAGCATTTATGTGACGCATGACCAGGCGGAAGCGATGAGCATGTCGGATCGCGTCATCGTAATGAACAAAGGCGTGGTCGAGCAGATCGGCACGCCCTATGAAATTTACAACACGCCGGCGACCCAGTTCGTCGCCGATTTCATCGGCGTCGCCAATGTTCTGCCCGCCGAAGTCATGGCCGTCGCGCCGAAAGCGGTGACGGTTCGCTGCGTCGGCCATCTCTTCGAAGTGGCCAGCGAATTGCCGCTCAGCGTCGGCGACGAGATCAAAGTCATTCTTCGGCCCGAAGCGCTGCACATCGGAAGCAGCGGCCAAGTCGCGGCGCGTGTTTCCAGTTCGGTTTTCATGGGCGCGTACCAGGATTATAAGATCGACGTGGAAGGACAGGAACTGATGCTGATGGATTACAATCCGATCGGCAAAACCGTCTTTGCCGCGGGCGACGACGTCTTCCTCAGCGTCGAACAAGGCAGCATGCATATCGTAAAGCGTTAA
- a CDS encoding response regulator transcription factor: protein MTEAIRVVLADDHCLLRAGLRMLLEAKPGIAVVGEASDGREALRVIQETQAQVAVLDLAMPKMDGMQCLQEIKALGLETKVIVLTMYEDENYIRAVMKAGAMAFIQKSSVDTELFKAIQAVQEGRIYLSQRDTQALLGLLLTDGAPPDDGQDPYQALSMREREVLKLLAGGFSCSEVAEKLTLSVKTVETYKARIMEKLHFSHKSEMIRYAVKHHML from the coding sequence GTGACGGAAGCGATACGGGTTGTACTGGCGGATGATCATTGCCTGCTGCGTGCGGGTCTCAGGATGCTGCTCGAAGCGAAGCCGGGAATCGCGGTGGTCGGCGAAGCCTCCGACGGGCGCGAGGCGCTGCGCGTGATCCAGGAGACGCAGGCGCAGGTAGCGGTGCTTGATCTGGCGATGCCAAAGATGGACGGCATGCAATGTCTGCAGGAAATTAAAGCGCTGGGTCTTGAGACTAAGGTGATCGTTCTGACGATGTATGAAGATGAAAATTATATTCGCGCGGTGATGAAAGCCGGTGCGATGGCCTTTATTCAAAAAAGTTCGGTCGATACCGAATTGTTCAAGGCGATTCAGGCGGTGCAGGAAGGCCGCATCTATTTAAGCCAGCGGGACACACAGGCGTTGTTGGGCCTGCTCCTGACCGACGGCGCGCCGCCGGATGACGGACAGGATCCGTATCAGGCGCTGAGCATGCGTGAGCGCGAGGTGCTGAAACTTTTGGCTGGCGGTTTTTCCTGCAGCGAAGTGGCCGAAAAACTGACGCTCAGCGTCAAAACGGTGGAAACGTATAAGGCGAGGATCATGGAAAAGCTGCATTTCTCGCATAAGAGCGAAATGATCCGCTATGCGGTAAAACATCATATGTTGTAA
- a CDS encoding ABC transporter substrate-binding protein, with translation MQKRSRLLALLLTVLMLSTLLAGCGGQSAKPEAKGQKLTLYCGLMEDHMVKAVQEFEKETGIKVEAVRMSSGEIMGRIKAEKGAPKASVWFGGPADAFVQAKEDGLLEKYASPNAVKVPAQFKDADGYWTGIYVGYLGFVSNQKLLAEKNVAAPASWDDLLKPEFKGQIVLANPGSSGTAYTMLATIVQLMGEEKGLDYMKKLNAQVKTYPKSGTAPGRMAGQGEAMVGISFLHDGIKYREEGMKDIVLTAPSDGTGYEIGSVAVIKGGPDQEAAQKFVDWVLSKKGQELGQTVGSYQFLTNPDALAPKQADELKATKLIKYDLDWAGKNKSALVEKWSNAIK, from the coding sequence ATGCAAAAGAGAAGCCGATTACTGGCGCTGCTGTTGACGGTGCTGATGCTGTCCACGCTGCTGGCAGGCTGTGGCGGGCAAAGTGCGAAGCCGGAGGCGAAAGGGCAGAAACTGACGCTGTACTGCGGCCTGATGGAAGATCATATGGTAAAAGCGGTGCAGGAATTTGAAAAGGAAACCGGCATCAAGGTGGAAGCGGTGCGTATGAGCTCCGGCGAAATCATGGGCCGGATCAAGGCGGAAAAAGGAGCGCCGAAGGCCTCGGTCTGGTTTGGCGGCCCGGCGGATGCGTTTGTCCAGGCGAAGGAAGACGGTCTGCTGGAAAAGTATGCGTCGCCTAACGCGGTCAAGGTTCCCGCGCAGTTTAAAGATGCGGACGGCTACTGGACCGGCATTTACGTCGGCTATCTCGGTTTTGTCTCCAACCAGAAACTGCTGGCGGAAAAGAATGTCGCTGCACCGGCGAGCTGGGATGATTTGCTGAAACCGGAATTCAAAGGACAGATCGTTTTGGCGAATCCGGGTTCTTCGGGAACCGCGTATACGATGCTGGCGACAATCGTGCAGCTGATGGGCGAAGAAAAAGGCCTCGATTACATGAAAAAACTTAACGCGCAGGTCAAGACCTATCCGAAATCCGGCACTGCGCCGGGACGAATGGCAGGACAGGGCGAAGCGATGGTAGGCATCTCGTTTTTACATGACGGCATCAAATACCGCGAAGAAGGCATGAAGGATATTGTCCTGACTGCGCCGAGCGACGGCACAGGCTATGAGATCGGTTCGGTCGCAGTGATCAAAGGCGGCCCGGATCAGGAAGCCGCACAGAAATTCGTCGATTGGGTACTGTCTAAGAAAGGGCAGGAACTCGGGCAAACGGTCGGCTCCTATCAGTTCCTGACAAATCCGGACGCATTGGCGCCGAAACAGGCTGACGAATTGAAAGCGACCAAGCTGATCAAATACGATCTGGATTGGGCGGGTAAAAACAAAAGCGCACTGGTGGAAAAATGGAGCAATGCCATTAAATAA